The Thermodesulfovibrionales bacterium genome includes a region encoding these proteins:
- a CDS encoding carboxymuconolactone decarboxylase family protein has product MKKQKALPKQYLKLRKRYPEVMESLDSLAKSIKNAGPVDEKTAHLIQLAAAAAIKSEGAVHSHTRRALEAGAKPEEIRHSLLLLISTIGFPNVSAALSWVDDIL; this is encoded by the coding sequence ATGAAGAAGCAGAAAGCCCTCCCGAAACAGTATCTTAAACTCAGAAAGAGATATCCTGAGGTAATGGAGAGTCTTGATAGTCTTGCAAAGAGCATTAAGAATGCAGGTCCAGTTGATGAGAAAACAGCTCATCTTATTCAGCTTGCTGCTGCAGCTGCAATAAAGTCTGAGGGCGCTGTTCACAGCCATACAAGGAGGGCCCTTGAGGCAGGTGCCAAACCTGAGGAGATAAGGCATTCGCTTCTACTTTTAATAAGTACAATTGGTTTTCCAAATGTATCTGCAGCCCTGAGCTGGGTTGATGATATACTTTAG
- a CDS encoding Vms1/Ankzf1 family peptidyl-tRNA hydrolase — MLDRRELKEMAELDGKGYFVSLYLNVDPLFNKAGDYMVHFKNMIKHTSDNLDREIYRKVKDSMSKIENYVLTSKRLFKKGLAVFAGEDDLFWKVYHLNVPVKNELIIDRFPYTKPLIDLLDNYQRYCILIVDKESARIFVVHLGEIVEYGEVHTEGVPGKHKKGGWFALSQDHYERHIDYHVGIHLKEVIEKLASFMNGEYIGRLIIGGSPEAVSMIKDRLPKELLNKVIGTVRIEMFAKPDEVLRKVEPVIKEFERKKEEEDVKKLIEVSLKGGPAVLGLDDVLKAIQDKRVMKLIISKDFENGGYHCTGCGYLTAQKIEKCPYCSGRIEFIEHIIGLAGEKAIEQGSLVEVLSEPSEELKKYGSIGAFLRY, encoded by the coding sequence ATGCTGGACAGGAGAGAATTAAAAGAGATGGCAGAACTTGATGGAAAGGGTTATTTTGTGAGTCTTTATCTGAATGTCGATCCTCTTTTCAATAAGGCCGGAGATTATATGGTCCATTTTAAAAATATGATTAAACATACATCTGATAATCTTGACAGGGAGATTTACAGGAAAGTTAAGGATTCAATGTCAAAAATAGAGAATTATGTCCTCACAAGTAAACGTCTCTTTAAAAAGGGTCTAGCGGTTTTTGCTGGTGAGGATGATTTATTCTGGAAGGTTTATCATCTAAATGTACCTGTTAAGAATGAGCTTATTATAGATAGATTTCCCTATACAAAACCACTTATTGACCTTCTTGACAATTACCAGCGGTACTGTATCTTGATTGTGGATAAGGAATCAGCAAGAATATTTGTTGTCCATCTCGGAGAGATTGTTGAGTATGGAGAGGTGCACACAGAGGGCGTGCCAGGTAAGCATAAAAAGGGTGGTTGGTTTGCCCTCTCCCAGGATCACTATGAGAGACATATTGATTACCATGTAGGAATTCATCTTAAGGAGGTAATTGAAAAACTTGCTTCCTTCATGAACGGAGAATATATTGGAAGACTGATTATCGGAGGCTCTCCCGAGGCTGTATCCATGATTAAAGATAGACTTCCAAAAGAGCTTTTAAATAAGGTTATAGGAACTGTCAGGATAGAAATGTTTGCAAAACCTGATGAGGTATTAAGGAAAGTTGAACCTGTTATAAAGGAGTTTGAAAGAAAAAAGGAGGAAGAGGATGTAAAAAAACTGATAGAGGTTAGCCTTAAAGGTGGGCCTGCTGTGCTTGGACTTGATGATGTCCTTAAGGCAATTCAGGATAAAAGGGTGATGAAGTTAATAATTTCTAAGGATTTTGAAAATGGTGGTTATCACTGTACTGGCTGTGGATATCTCACAGCCCAGAAGATAGAGAAATGTCCCTATTGCAGTGGAAGGATAGAATTCATAGAGCATATCATAGGGCTTGCTGGAGAAAAGGCAATTGAACAGGGAAGTCTTGTTGAGGTTCTTTCAGAACCCTCTGAGGAATTAAAAAAATACGGGTCCATAGGTGCTTTCCTGAGGTATTGA